The proteins below come from a single Papaver somniferum cultivar HN1 chromosome 11, ASM357369v1, whole genome shotgun sequence genomic window:
- the LOC113324693 gene encoding uncharacterized protein LOC113324693, with the protein MNQNILQYQKLNDQRFASLELKLGQICDALNERERGKLPSQLQQNPKGTFKASTSNCNETAHAVTTFRSGKIVDNNVGVPQTSESESDSSLHTTPQKTSIVENDSENVCKSKNSTDDNVSLPANVPVAPFPQTLVQQKKVTHYNEMLEMFKRVNINIPFLEAIKQIPAYAKFLKDLCIQKRKLNVHKCSFVVEHLGLGELKPTPITLQLADRSVKVPRGVVEDVLIKFGNMTVELNVFNASQQHLDLDDDNDVHEINMIESLILDSLSNSMSVDPLHACLNNFNLDLFDDEYISEVNYLLESSPLMDTTKWKYRVDPLPLCESTL; encoded by the exons atgaatcaAAATATTTTACAATATCAGAAGTTGAATGACCAAAGGTTTGCTAGTCTAGAACTTAAATTGGGCCAAATCTGTGATGCTCTAAATGAGAGGGAAAGGGGTAAACTCCCTAGTCAACTTCAGCAAAATCCGAAAGGCACATTTAAGGCAAGTACATCTAATTGTAATGAGACTGCACATGCTGTCACCACTTTTCGTAGTGGTAAAATTGTTGATAACAATGTAGGTGTACCACAGACTAGTGAGTCTGAGTCAGACTCATCATTGCATACAACGCCACAGAAAACATCCATTGTAGAAAATGACTCTGAGAatgtttgtaaatctaaaaattctactGATGATAATGTTTCTTTGCCAGCTAAtgttcctgttgctccatttcctcaaacgTTGGTGCAGCAGAAGAAAGTTAcacattacaatgagatgttagagatGTTCAAACGAGTTAACATCAACATCCCATTTCTTGAAGCCATAAAGCAGATCCCTGCTTATGCTAAGTTCTTGAAAGATCTGTGCAtacaaaagcgaaagcttaatgtgcaTAAGTGTTCCTTTGTTGTTGAACAT TTGGGTCTTGGAGAGTTAAAACCAACACCTATAACTCTGCAATTGGCGGACAGATCTGTCAAAGTGCCACGTGGTGTGGTAGAAGATGTTCTAAtaaag TTTGGTAACATGACTGTGGAGTTGAATGTTTTTAATGCTAGCCAACAACATTTAgatcttgatgatgataatgatgtgcaTGAAATCAACATGATTGAAAGTTTGATTCTAGATTCGTTGTCTAATAGCATGTCTGTTGACCCTTTGCATGCTTGTTTGAATAATTTTAACTTGGATCtgtttgatgatgaatacataagtGAAGTGAATTATTTGCTTGAATCTTCACCTCTCATGGACACCACCAAATGGAAATATAGAGTGGATCCACTTCCACTCTGTGAATCCACTCTCTGA